In Streptomyces nojiriensis, one genomic interval encodes:
- a CDS encoding alpha-ketoglutarate-dependent dioxygenase AlkB, whose protein sequence is MHADAVQGLQGSLFDQGDEIRLGPLGGMRRTDLGAGAWVDHLPGWLSGADALFERLAADVPWRAERRQMYEREVDVPRLLAFYAEDEPLPHPSLTEAREVLSGHYAAELGEPFTTAGLCLYRDGRDSVAWHGDRTGRSRAEDTMVAIVSVGDPRDLAFRPRDGGATLLRLPLGHGDLVVMGGSCQRTMEHAVPKSARAVGPRISIQFRPHGVR, encoded by the coding sequence ATGCACGCAGACGCAGTCCAGGGCCTTCAGGGATCCCTCTTCGACCAGGGCGACGAGATCCGGCTCGGTCCCCTCGGCGGCATGCGGCGGACCGACCTCGGGGCCGGGGCCTGGGTCGACCACCTGCCCGGCTGGCTGAGCGGCGCCGACGCGCTCTTCGAGCGGCTGGCCGCCGACGTGCCCTGGCGCGCCGAGCGGCGCCAGATGTACGAGCGGGAGGTGGACGTGCCCCGGCTGCTCGCCTTCTACGCCGAGGACGAGCCCCTGCCCCACCCCTCGCTCACGGAGGCCCGCGAGGTGCTGAGCGGCCACTACGCCGCCGAGCTCGGCGAGCCCTTCACCACCGCGGGCCTGTGTCTGTACCGCGACGGCCGCGACAGCGTCGCCTGGCACGGCGACCGGACCGGCCGCTCCCGGGCCGAGGACACCATGGTGGCCATCGTCTCCGTCGGTGACCCGCGCGATCTCGCCTTCCGCCCCCGCGACGGCGGTGCCACCCTGCTGCGGCTGCCCCTGGGGCACGGCGACCTCGTGGTCATGGGCGGCTCCTGCCAGCGGACCATGGAGCACGCCGTACCCAAGTCGGCCCGGGCCGTCGGCCCCCGCATCAGCATCCAGTTCCGGCCCCACGGCGTCCGCTGA
- a CDS encoding EamA family transporter, with the protein MTSPAARAARGNLPRTLLTALAPLTWGTVYIVTTELLPPGHPLFAGLIRALPAGLIALALTRTPPRGAWWGRVAVLGTLNIGLLFPLLFIAAERLPGGVAATLTAAMPLMVAVLAVTVLRESLSARRLAWGAIGVVGIGLVVIGPHAAFDPVGIAAGLAAAAVLALGVTLTKRWGRPPGMGPTAFAGWQLTAGGLFLIPVTVLAEGPPPAVGPAAALGYLWLCLVCGLLTFVLWFQGIGSLPVTSAAVLGLLSPLVAALLGAVLLGQTPGPVQLVGFGLALAAIVAGQLPARAGQSCGGREPSWWSATFRASSTSRRKCP; encoded by the coding sequence ATGACAAGTCCAGCCGCACGGGCGGCCCGTGGGAACCTGCCCCGCACCCTGCTGACCGCGCTCGCCCCCCTGACCTGGGGCACGGTCTACATCGTCACCACCGAGCTGCTGCCGCCGGGACACCCCCTGTTCGCAGGCCTGATACGGGCGTTACCCGCCGGCCTGATCGCCCTGGCGCTCACCCGGACACCGCCCCGGGGAGCCTGGTGGGGGCGCGTCGCGGTGCTCGGCACGCTGAACATCGGACTGCTGTTCCCGCTGCTGTTCATCGCGGCCGAACGGCTGCCCGGAGGCGTGGCCGCCACCCTGACGGCGGCCATGCCCCTCATGGTCGCCGTCCTGGCCGTGACCGTCCTGCGCGAGAGCCTCTCCGCCCGGCGCCTGGCCTGGGGTGCGATCGGCGTCGTCGGCATCGGTCTGGTGGTGATCGGCCCGCACGCGGCCTTCGACCCCGTCGGCATCGCGGCGGGCCTGGCCGCCGCGGCCGTACTGGCCCTCGGGGTGACGCTCACCAAGCGCTGGGGGCGGCCCCCCGGCATGGGCCCGACCGCTTTCGCCGGCTGGCAGCTCACGGCCGGCGGCCTGTTCCTGATCCCCGTCACCGTCCTCGCCGAAGGGCCGCCGCCCGCCGTCGGCCCGGCCGCGGCCCTCGGTTACCTCTGGCTCTGCCTGGTCTGCGGCCTGCTCACCTTCGTGCTGTGGTTCCAGGGCATCGGCAGCCTCCCCGTCACCTCCGCCGCGGTGCTCGGCCTGCTCTCGCCGCTCGTCGCCGCACTGCTCGGGGCCGTGCTGCTCGGCCAGACCCCGGGCCCGGTGCAACTCGTCGGCTTCGGGCTCGCGCTCGCCGCGATCGTGGCGGGACAGCTTCCGGCGCGTGCCGGTCAGTCGTGCGGCGGCAGGGAACCGAGCTGGTGGTCGGCGACGTTCAGGGCCTCGTCCACCAGCCGCCGCAAATGCCCGTGA
- a CDS encoding CbtA family protein → MYASTVRGLLVRGMLAGLIAGLFAFAVAYVVGEPPVRGSIAVEEAQAAHDAASAPSAHAGHGGDAASGEAAEEEEELVSRPVQSTFGLATGVLVYGVALGGIASLAFSFALGRVGGFSPRATAALTAAGAFATVYLVPFLKYPATPPAVGNPDTIGQRTTLFFLMILLSVLLGIGAIILGRRLAPRLGNWNATLTAGAGFIVAAALAFVFLPDNSDAVQPGFPAALLWEFRVASLAVQLVLWAVFAVVFGVLAQRLLAARADGAEVAAPAQQEAPALG, encoded by the coding sequence ATGTACGCCTCCACTGTGAGAGGACTACTGGTCCGCGGCATGCTCGCGGGCCTGATCGCGGGGCTGTTCGCCTTCGCGGTCGCCTACGTGGTCGGTGAGCCGCCGGTCCGTGGCTCCATAGCCGTGGAAGAGGCCCAGGCCGCCCACGACGCCGCGAGCGCCCCGAGCGCGCACGCCGGGCACGGCGGTGACGCCGCGTCGGGCGAGGCTGCCGAGGAGGAGGAAGAGCTGGTCAGCCGACCGGTTCAGTCGACCTTCGGCCTGGCCACCGGCGTCCTGGTCTACGGGGTCGCGCTGGGCGGCATCGCCTCGCTCGCGTTCTCGTTCGCCCTCGGCCGCGTCGGCGGGTTCAGCCCGCGGGCCACGGCGGCGCTCACCGCGGCGGGCGCCTTCGCCACGGTCTACCTGGTGCCGTTCCTGAAGTACCCGGCCACCCCGCCGGCGGTCGGCAATCCGGACACGATCGGTCAGCGCACCACGCTGTTCTTCCTGATGATCCTGCTCAGCGTGCTGCTCGGCATCGGCGCGATCATCCTCGGGCGGCGGCTGGCACCGCGTCTGGGCAACTGGAACGCGACGCTGACCGCGGGCGCCGGCTTCATCGTCGCCGCCGCCCTGGCGTTCGTGTTCCTGCCGGACAACAGCGACGCGGTCCAGCCCGGTTTCCCCGCGGCCCTGCTGTGGGAGTTCCGGGTCGCCTCGCTGGCCGTCCAGCTCGTCCTGTGGGCCGTGTTCGCCGTCGTCTTCGGCGTGCTCGCCCAGCGGCTGCTGGCCGCTCGCGCCGATGGCGCGGAAGTGGCGGCTCCGGCCCAGCAGGAGGCGCCCGCGCTCGGCTGA
- a CDS encoding DoxX family membrane protein, with amino-acid sequence MTSPSVTTTKPQAAAPAARPEPAALSTPGHDTGLLLLRMVLGLTMAAHGSQKLFGWFGGGGISGTGQFFTASGYPAGDAMAVLAGLTETLGGLGLALGLLTPLAGAAIVGTLINAIAVHGTGAFFAPAGIEYEVLLTAGAAALALTGPGRYAADRFLPVLRSHRLAHGALAVALGVVLAAALLLVRN; translated from the coding sequence ATGACCAGCCCCTCCGTCACCACGACGAAGCCGCAGGCCGCCGCGCCGGCCGCCCGCCCCGAGCCCGCCGCCCTCTCCACCCCGGGCCACGACACCGGCCTGCTCCTCCTGCGCATGGTCCTCGGCCTGACCATGGCCGCGCACGGCTCGCAGAAGCTCTTCGGCTGGTTCGGGGGCGGCGGCATCAGCGGCACCGGCCAGTTCTTCACCGCCAGCGGCTACCCCGCGGGTGACGCCATGGCGGTCCTCGCCGGTCTCACCGAGACCCTCGGCGGGCTCGGCCTCGCCCTCGGGCTGCTCACCCCGCTCGCCGGGGCCGCCATCGTCGGCACCCTCATCAACGCGATCGCCGTCCACGGCACCGGGGCCTTCTTCGCCCCGGCGGGCATCGAGTACGAGGTGCTGCTGACCGCGGGCGCCGCGGCCCTCGCCCTCACCGGCCCCGGACGGTACGCCGCCGACCGCTTCCTGCCCGTCCTGCGGAGCCACCGCCTCGCGCACGGCGCCCTCGCCGTCGCCCTCGGCGTGGTCCTCGCCGCCGCCCTGCTCCTCGTGCGCAACTAG
- a CDS encoding AAA family ATPase, with protein MPSHTPFPATSAPAQLDVAERLLALLRDTTTEPRPDDQLEALTLAVAADLPVLLWGEPGIGKTAALTQLAENLDLPLTTVIASVHEPSDFSGLPVVGDDPAEQGVPMAPPDWAVRLVRAGRGLLFLDELSTAPPAVQAALLRLVLERRIGSLRLPSGVRIVAAANPRGSAADGWELSPPLANRFVHLQWTHDHDVVLRGLGGTWPRATLPRLDAGRLPAAVDHARRAVCGLLTTRPALVHRLPSTETRRGGAWPSPRSWDMTIRLLAFAHAAGSSREVLSMLVRGTVGDGPGLELLAALDRMDLPDPEELLADPAGADLPERGDRRQATLDGVVAAVRKRPDRSRWDAAWAVLVRALETGAPDLVVVPATTLAALRQEDWDVPEAIERLAGVVALSRRADLSQERAAARTGDPVGAGR; from the coding sequence ATGCCCTCGCACACCCCGTTCCCGGCCACCAGCGCACCCGCCCAACTCGACGTCGCCGAACGTCTGCTGGCCCTGCTGCGCGACACCACCACCGAACCGCGCCCCGACGACCAGCTGGAGGCCCTGACCCTGGCCGTGGCCGCCGACCTGCCGGTCCTCCTGTGGGGTGAGCCCGGCATCGGCAAGACCGCGGCCCTGACCCAGCTCGCCGAAAACCTGGACCTGCCCCTGACCACGGTGATCGCCAGCGTGCACGAGCCGTCCGACTTCTCCGGTCTGCCCGTCGTCGGAGACGATCCGGCCGAGCAGGGCGTCCCGATGGCCCCGCCGGACTGGGCCGTGCGACTCGTACGGGCCGGGCGCGGGCTGCTGTTCCTGGACGAGCTGTCCACGGCGCCGCCGGCCGTCCAGGCCGCCCTGCTCCGCCTCGTACTCGAACGCCGGATCGGCTCGCTCCGACTGCCGTCCGGTGTACGGATCGTGGCCGCCGCCAACCCGCGGGGCTCGGCGGCCGACGGCTGGGAGCTGAGCCCGCCCCTGGCCAACCGGTTCGTCCATCTCCAGTGGACCCACGACCACGACGTCGTGCTCCGCGGGCTCGGCGGGACCTGGCCCCGGGCGACACTGCCGCGCCTGGACGCCGGGAGGCTGCCGGCGGCCGTGGACCACGCCCGCCGTGCGGTGTGCGGGCTCCTCACCACCCGCCCCGCGCTCGTGCACCGGCTGCCCAGCACCGAGACCCGCCGGGGAGGCGCCTGGCCGTCGCCCCGCAGCTGGGACATGACGATACGTCTGCTCGCCTTCGCGCACGCGGCCGGTTCCTCCCGGGAGGTGCTCTCCATGCTGGTCAGGGGCACGGTCGGGGACGGCCCGGGGCTGGAGCTGCTGGCCGCTCTGGACCGGATGGACCTCCCGGACCCCGAGGAGCTGCTCGCCGACCCGGCGGGCGCCGACCTGCCCGAGCGGGGGGACCGGCGCCAGGCCACGCTGGACGGCGTGGTGGCGGCGGTCCGCAAGCGCCCGGACAGGTCCCGCTGGGACGCGGCGTGGGCGGTGCTGGTCCGGGCGCTGGAGACCGGAGCCCCCGACCTGGTGGTCGTCCCCGCGACCACCCTCGCCGCGCTGCGCCAGGAGGACTGGGACGTGCCGGAGGCGATCGAGCGGCTCGCCGGAGTGGTGGCCCTGTCGCGGCGCGCGGACCTGTCGCAGGAGCGGGCGGCGGCCCGGACCGGGGACCCGGTGGGGGCCGGCCGATGA
- a CDS encoding YkvA family protein: MDGKVWLALGTVVAVGLAIAAAVLLVRVFAARRLLVDAGIPLHDKALFWAAVIYTVSPLDLIPDPVYLDDIGILLLALRSLHAAAGAVRATKEPGAAA, from the coding sequence ATGGACGGAAAGGTCTGGCTCGCCCTGGGTACGGTCGTCGCGGTGGGGCTCGCGATCGCCGCGGCCGTGCTGCTCGTACGGGTCTTCGCGGCCCGGCGGCTGCTGGTCGACGCGGGGATCCCGCTGCACGACAAGGCCCTGTTCTGGGCCGCGGTGATCTACACCGTCTCGCCGCTGGACCTGATCCCGGACCCGGTGTACCTGGACGACATCGGGATCCTGCTGCTGGCGCTGCGCTCGCTGCACGCGGCGGCCGGGGCCGTCCGCGCCACGAAGGAGCCCGGCGCCGCCGCCTGA
- a CDS encoding CbtB domain-containing protein gives MAEALASAAVSTPAGSLSAPLPVRAVLPWALFVGLLMLVALYFVGAEQGATAVFAGEGVHEWVHDGRHLLGFPCH, from the coding sequence ATGGCCGAGGCTCTCGCTTCCGCTGCCGTATCCACCCCCGCCGGCTCCCTGTCGGCTCCGCTGCCGGTGCGCGCGGTGCTGCCCTGGGCGCTGTTCGTCGGTCTCCTGATGCTCGTCGCCCTGTACTTCGTCGGTGCCGAGCAGGGCGCCACGGCCGTGTTCGCCGGCGAGGGCGTGCACGAGTGGGTGCACGACGGCCGTCATCTGCTCGGCTTCCCCTGCCACTGA
- a CDS encoding LysR family transcriptional regulator encodes MELQQMRYVLAVAETNSFTRAAERCLVVQSALSHQIARLERELGARLFERTSRRVRLTPAGEAFLPAARQCLDAAERAAAEVAAAVGEVRGRLAVGLIPTVAAVDVPGALRDFRRRYPHVRVSLRVGASEDLAERVREGGLDVAFLGLPTTARPQGVAVRELARDRLVAVVAPDHPLAGGPAVDLRRLSREVFVDLPAGTAGRVQSDLAFSAAGLTRDVAFEVTSADYIARLVGPGLAVAMLPSAYAPRLAGVATVEVTDAPARVEYAVWSRTGRTPAAAAFLGALDDHALA; translated from the coding sequence ATGGAGCTCCAGCAGATGCGCTACGTCCTGGCCGTCGCCGAGACGAACAGCTTCACCCGGGCCGCCGAACGGTGCCTGGTCGTCCAGTCCGCCCTCAGCCACCAGATCGCGCGCCTGGAACGGGAACTCGGCGCGCGGCTCTTCGAGCGCACCAGCCGCCGGGTGCGGCTGACACCGGCCGGTGAGGCGTTCCTCCCGGCCGCCCGCCAGTGTCTGGACGCCGCCGAGCGGGCGGCCGCCGAGGTCGCGGCGGCCGTCGGGGAGGTGCGCGGGCGGCTCGCGGTCGGGCTGATCCCGACCGTCGCCGCGGTCGACGTCCCCGGGGCGCTGCGCGACTTCCGCCGGCGGTACCCGCACGTGCGCGTCAGCCTCCGGGTGGGGGCGAGCGAGGACCTGGCCGAGCGGGTCCGGGAAGGAGGCCTGGACGTCGCCTTCCTGGGACTGCCGACCACGGCCCGGCCCCAGGGCGTGGCGGTCCGCGAGCTCGCCCGGGACCGGCTCGTCGCCGTGGTCGCGCCGGACCATCCGCTCGCCGGCGGTCCGGCGGTCGACCTGCGCAGGCTCTCCCGCGAGGTGTTCGTGGACCTGCCGGCCGGGACGGCCGGACGGGTCCAGTCCGACCTGGCCTTCTCGGCCGCCGGTCTCACCCGTGACGTCGCCTTCGAGGTCACCAGCGCCGACTACATCGCCCGCCTCGTGGGACCGGGCCTGGCCGTGGCCATGCTCCCCTCGGCCTACGCGCCCCGGCTCGCCGGAGTGGCGACCGTAGAGGTGACCGACGCCCCGGCCCGCGTCGAGTACGCCGTCTGGAGCCGAACCGGCCGCACCCCGGCGGCGGCCGCCTTCCTCGGCGCCCTCGACGACCACGCCCTCGCGTAG
- a CDS encoding ArsR/SmtB family transcription factor: MSAGRHPAGAHEARIAPGTPAGAPERGDRLEAAASVLALLADRTRLALMERLGRGEADVTTLTEACGAARPSVSQHLAKLRLAGLVTTRKDGRRVVYALGHGHLRRLVDEALNVADHQLGSLPPHD, translated from the coding sequence ATGAGTGCGGGCAGGCATCCGGCAGGTGCACACGAGGCGCGGATCGCGCCGGGCACGCCGGCCGGCGCGCCGGAGCGGGGCGACCGGCTGGAGGCCGCCGCGTCCGTGCTCGCCCTGCTCGCCGACCGCACCCGCCTGGCGCTCATGGAACGCCTCGGCCGGGGCGAGGCCGATGTCACCACCCTCACCGAGGCGTGCGGAGCCGCCCGCCCCTCCGTCAGCCAGCACCTCGCCAAACTCCGGCTGGCCGGGCTGGTCACCACCCGCAAGGACGGCCGCCGGGTCGTCTACGCCCTGGGTCACGGGCATTTGCGGCGGCTGGTGGACGAGGCCCTGAACGTCGCCGACCACCAGCTCGGTTCCCTGCCGCCGCACGACTGA
- a CDS encoding discoidin domain-containing protein yields the protein MQSRRFFAFHRAIRRSHLLIALGLGSLLIGLTPWFVVTSTAAAGRAPAPRPAPVPFDQQTAKQSPHHGIVPANAMEPTAPILDRAGWTATASDEETAAENGRASNVLDGNTATIWHSKYAPTPTPLPHVITVDMHRTQVVSALIYRPRTDGPNGRVGEYSISLSPDGLSWATPVATGTLADDVSPKTLGFAPQGARFVRLTALSEAGARGAWSSAAEIDLLGDPGTPAATVDLSRTGWTATASDEETGAENGRASNVLDGKDGTIWHSKYAPTPTPLPHSITIDMHRTEAVSALVYHPRSTGPNGRAGAYTVATSADGVTFGTPVAAGTWRDDDTVKTATFTRTASARFVRLTVTSEAGGRGPWTSAGEIRLSGPSSPAVHGSWGRITGFPLVPVATAALPGDKLLAWSAYAVDRFGGSNGYTQTAILDLKTGKVTQRRIDNTGHDMFCPGIAMLADGRVLVTGGSNAEKASIYDPATDSWSATTSMNIARGYQAMTLLSTGEAFVLGGSWSGSSGTDKAGEVWSPDTRTWRSLPGVPAAPALTADPAGPYRADNHMWLHATSGGKVLQLGPSKQMNWISTSGQGGITPAGTRADSQDAMTGNAVAYDIGKLLTLGGSPAYQDTPATQRAYTVGISGSQVQAARTGDMEHARAFSNSVVLPDGKVAVFGGQAYPVPFSDATSVLTPELWDPATGAFTPLATMAVPRNYHSVANLLPDGRIFSGGGGLCGDCATNHADGAIFTPPYLLNADGSPKPRPAITAGVPPRAAPGASLTVTTQGSVASFVLMRAAAATHSTDNDQRRVPVASTAVGGGRYTVSVPADTGVVLPGTYMLFALDAQGVPSIGQFVTIS from the coding sequence TTGCAGTCCAGGCGCTTCTTCGCCTTTCACCGTGCGATACGCCGTTCCCACCTGCTCATCGCTCTCGGCCTCGGCTCCCTGCTGATCGGCCTGACCCCGTGGTTCGTGGTCACGAGCACGGCGGCGGCCGGCCGCGCACCGGCGCCCCGTCCGGCGCCCGTGCCCTTCGACCAGCAGACGGCGAAACAATCGCCGCACCACGGCATCGTCCCCGCGAACGCGATGGAGCCGACGGCTCCGATCCTCGACCGGGCCGGATGGACGGCCACCGCGAGCGACGAGGAGACCGCCGCCGAGAACGGCCGCGCGTCCAACGTCCTCGACGGCAACACCGCCACCATCTGGCACAGCAAGTACGCCCCCACCCCCACCCCGCTGCCGCACGTCATCACCGTCGACATGCACCGCACCCAGGTCGTCTCCGCCCTGATCTACCGTCCCCGCACCGACGGGCCCAACGGGCGCGTCGGTGAGTACAGCATCAGCCTCAGCCCCGACGGGCTGAGCTGGGCGACCCCGGTCGCCACCGGCACGCTCGCGGACGACGTCAGCCCCAAGACCCTCGGATTCGCCCCGCAGGGCGCCCGGTTCGTCCGGCTGACCGCGCTCAGCGAGGCGGGCGCCCGCGGAGCCTGGTCCTCGGCCGCCGAGATCGACCTGCTGGGCGACCCCGGCACCCCGGCGGCCACCGTCGACCTGTCCCGCACCGGATGGACGGCCACGGCGAGCGACGAGGAGACCGGCGCCGAGAACGGCCGCGCGTCCAACGTCCTGGACGGCAAGGACGGCACCATCTGGCACAGCAAGTACGCCCCCACCCCCACGCCGCTGCCGCACAGCATCACCATCGACATGCACCGCACCGAGGCCGTCTCCGCCCTCGTCTACCACCCCCGCTCCACCGGGCCCAACGGGCGCGCGGGTGCGTACACCGTCGCCACCAGCGCCGACGGCGTCACCTTCGGCACACCGGTGGCCGCGGGCACCTGGCGGGACGACGACACCGTCAAGACCGCCACCTTCACCCGCACCGCATCCGCCCGCTTCGTCCGGCTGACCGTGACCAGCGAGGCCGGCGGTCGCGGACCGTGGACCTCCGCCGGTGAGATCCGCCTGAGCGGTCCGTCCAGCCCGGCCGTCCACGGCTCCTGGGGCCGGATCACCGGCTTCCCGCTCGTGCCGGTGGCCACCGCCGCCCTGCCCGGCGACAAGCTGCTGGCCTGGTCCGCGTACGCCGTCGACCGCTTCGGCGGCAGCAACGGCTACACGCAGACCGCGATCCTGGACCTGAAGACCGGCAAGGTCACCCAGCGCCGCATCGACAACACCGGACACGACATGTTCTGTCCCGGCATCGCCATGCTCGCCGACGGCCGGGTGCTGGTCACCGGCGGCAGCAACGCGGAGAAGGCGAGCATCTACGACCCGGCCACCGACAGCTGGTCCGCCACCACGAGCATGAACATAGCCCGCGGCTACCAGGCCATGACCCTGCTCTCCACCGGCGAGGCCTTCGTCCTCGGCGGATCCTGGAGCGGATCCTCGGGTACCGACAAGGCCGGCGAGGTCTGGTCCCCGGACACCCGCACCTGGCGCAGCCTGCCCGGCGTCCCCGCCGCCCCGGCGCTCACGGCCGACCCGGCCGGACCCTACCGCGCCGACAACCACATGTGGCTGCACGCCACTTCGGGCGGCAAGGTCCTGCAACTGGGCCCGAGCAAGCAGATGAACTGGATCTCCACCAGCGGGCAGGGCGGCATCACCCCGGCCGGCACCCGGGCCGACAGCCAGGACGCCATGACCGGCAACGCCGTCGCCTACGACATCGGCAAACTGCTCACCCTGGGCGGCTCGCCCGCCTACCAGGACACCCCGGCCACCCAGCGCGCCTACACCGTGGGCATCTCGGGCAGCCAGGTCCAGGCCGCCCGCACGGGTGACATGGAGCACGCCCGTGCCTTCAGCAACAGCGTGGTCCTGCCCGACGGCAAGGTGGCCGTCTTCGGCGGCCAGGCCTATCCGGTGCCGTTCAGCGACGCCACCTCCGTCCTGACCCCCGAACTGTGGGACCCGGCGACGGGCGCCTTCACCCCGCTGGCCACCATGGCCGTTCCGCGCAACTACCACAGCGTGGCCAACCTGCTGCCCGACGGACGGATCTTCTCCGGCGGCGGCGGCCTGTGCGGCGACTGCGCGACCAACCACGCGGACGGGGCGATCTTCACCCCGCCGTACCTGCTCAACGCGGACGGATCCCCGAAGCCGCGTCCCGCCATCACCGCGGGCGTGCCCCCCAGGGCGGCCCCCGGTGCCTCGCTCACGGTGACCACCCAGGGCTCGGTGGCGTCCTTCGTCCTGATGCGGGCCGCCGCCGCGACCCACTCCACCGACAACGACCAGCGCCGGGTCCCCGTGGCGTCCACCGCCGTGGGAGGCGGCCGGTACACGGTGTCCGTACCCGCCGACACCGGTGTGGTCCTGCCGGGGACCTACATGCTCTTCGCCCTCGACGCCCAGGGCGTACCGAGCATCGGTCAGTTCGTCACGATCTCCTGA
- a CDS encoding MarR family winged helix-turn-helix transcriptional regulator, with the protein MAEPRWLDDREMRAWSGFLAASALVNRRLDQQLKDDAGLSHPQYEILVRLAAAPGRELRMTELANGLINSKSGLTYQVTQMEKAGLVRRRSCPSDVRGVFAVLTDAGSAKLEEAAPGHVATVREVLVDVLTPGQLDALADGLGEVGRRLRGQGA; encoded by the coding sequence ATGGCTGAACCGAGATGGCTGGACGACCGCGAGATGCGCGCCTGGAGCGGCTTCCTCGCCGCATCGGCCCTGGTGAACCGGCGTCTCGACCAACAGCTCAAGGACGACGCCGGACTCTCGCACCCCCAGTACGAAATCCTCGTACGGCTCGCCGCGGCACCGGGGCGCGAGCTGCGGATGACCGAGCTCGCCAACGGCCTCATCAACTCCAAGAGCGGGCTGACCTACCAGGTCACCCAGATGGAGAAGGCCGGCCTGGTCCGCCGCCGCAGCTGCCCCTCCGACGTGCGCGGCGTCTTCGCCGTCCTGACCGACGCCGGCAGCGCCAAGCTGGAGGAGGCCGCCCCCGGGCACGTGGCGACGGTCCGGGAGGTCCTCGTCGACGTCCTCACCCCCGGGCAGCTCGATGCGCTCGCCGACGGGCTGGGCGAGGTCGGCCGCCGCCTGCGCGGACAGGGCGCCTGA
- a CDS encoding MFS transporter translates to MLSVLRNAAYRRLFTAQVIALAGTGLATVALSLLAYELAGERASAVLGTALAIKMTAYVAIAPLIGAIADRIPRRALMTAMDLTRAGAAVALPFVTEIWQIHALIFLLQAASAAFTPTFQATVPELLPAERDYTRALSLTRLAYDLESLLSPVLATALLSLVTYDWLFAGTAVGFLASAALILATALPGPAPVERTGGVRTRAVLGTRLFRATPRLRALLALDLAVAAAGAVVLVDTVSLVRGHLDRPAGAVPLALGAYGAGSMVTALCLPRLLQRTADRAVMLRAAFALPVAMAAAAAIAATGPRAWSWPALLAVWAAIGAACSAVLTPGGRVIRRSIADADLPAAFAARFSLSHGCWLLTYPLAGWLAAGAGLPLTVLVLGAVALGAATAAAVIWPARDPYRLEHVHPDLPPGHPHLADARPATGGWRHGHHYVIDRHHHRWPGKTPGRSR, encoded by the coding sequence GTGCTGTCCGTACTGCGCAACGCCGCCTATCGCCGCCTGTTCACCGCCCAGGTCATCGCCCTGGCCGGGACCGGCCTGGCCACCGTCGCCCTGAGCCTGCTCGCCTACGAACTCGCGGGCGAGCGCGCCTCGGCGGTCCTCGGCACCGCCCTCGCGATCAAGATGACCGCCTACGTCGCCATCGCCCCGCTGATCGGCGCGATCGCCGACCGGATCCCCCGCCGCGCCCTGATGACGGCCATGGACCTGACCCGCGCCGGTGCGGCGGTGGCCCTTCCGTTCGTCACCGAGATCTGGCAGATCCACGCCCTGATCTTCCTGCTCCAGGCGGCGTCGGCGGCCTTCACCCCGACCTTCCAGGCCACCGTCCCCGAGCTCCTGCCCGCCGAACGCGACTACACCCGGGCCCTGTCGCTGACCCGGCTCGCCTACGACCTGGAAAGCCTCCTCAGCCCGGTCCTGGCCACGGCGCTGCTGAGCCTGGTCACCTACGACTGGCTGTTCGCCGGCACGGCCGTCGGCTTCCTCGCCTCCGCCGCGCTCATCCTCGCCACGGCGCTGCCCGGACCCGCCCCGGTCGAGCGGACCGGCGGCGTCCGGACCAGGGCCGTACTCGGCACCCGCCTCTTCCGGGCCACGCCCCGGCTGCGCGCCCTGCTCGCGCTCGACCTCGCGGTCGCCGCCGCCGGAGCCGTCGTCCTCGTCGACACCGTCTCCCTGGTGCGCGGCCACCTCGACCGCCCGGCCGGTGCCGTCCCCCTCGCCCTCGGGGCGTACGGCGCCGGATCCATGGTGACCGCGCTGTGCCTGCCCCGCCTCCTGCAACGCACCGCCGACCGCGCGGTGATGCTCCGTGCCGCCTTCGCCCTCCCGGTGGCGATGGCGGCCGCGGCCGCCATCGCCGCGACCGGCCCGCGCGCCTGGTCCTGGCCCGCGCTCCTCGCCGTCTGGGCCGCGATCGGCGCCGCCTGCTCCGCCGTCCTGACTCCAGGGGGCCGGGTGATCCGCCGCTCCATCGCCGACGCGGACCTGCCCGCCGCGTTCGCCGCCCGGTTCTCCCTCTCCCACGGCTGCTGGCTGCTCACCTACCCACTGGCCGGGTGGCTCGCCGCGGGGGCGGGGCTGCCGCTGACCGTCCTGGTCCTGGGCGCCGTGGCCCTGGGCGCCGCCACGGCCGCGGCGGTGATCTGGCCGGCCCGGGACCCGTACCGGCTGGAACACGTCCACCCGGACCTCCCGCCCGGTCACCCGCACCTCGCCGACGCCCGCCCGGCCACGGGCGGTTGGCGGCACGGGCACCACTACGTCATCGACCGGCACCACCACCGCTGGCCCGGGAAAACACCTGGCCGATCCCGCTGA